A single window of Cryptococcus neoformans var. neoformans JEC21 chromosome 3 sequence DNA harbors:
- a CDS encoding chaperone protein DNAJ, putative gives MSYILTSFLASFLPSQITTAILPYLSANLPAIFPPAPRGSPRYLHNYRLAFTGVICIWQGYSFLKDGLGNGDDWYRLLNVQGNADEDALKSAFRTLARKHHPDRAGKDNDDHFILARKAYETLSDPVKRYAYDRFGPKILQWKAASVREYILFGLQNSIGFYIVSGGIMLILALLGKGRSGSYWIHTLFAFLFILELSLILSPSIHAPPILARLFIPSFLLQKPQFIQISLLHRLFASLSVSLPQLLSVWNTDEDEASKARKEDEGWRVVVGLLKNLNEEAVNEFHAEVMPLLSTGDQNATMALIKNAMENVMVDRALVSHPRIHETYRAARLRASHSTPSKIPLSFPAKRAPSSISSQNPSRELSTAGGCTPSSSVKDVFAEQLLMAVDTPLPPSPPPTPRSGPWRLE, from the exons ATGTCCTATATCCTCACGTCTTTTCTCGCTTCTTTCCTGCCTTCACAGATCACCACCGCTATCCTTCCTTATCTCTCCGCCAATCTTCCGGCCATCTTCCCCCCAGCACCTAGGGGCTCGCCACGTTACTTGCATAATTACCGCCTTGCATTTACTGGGGTCATATGCATATGGCAGGGCTACTCCTTCTTGAAGGATGGTCTGGGCAATGGCGATGATTGGTATCGCTTGCTGAATGTACAGGGAAAtgctgatgaagatgcaCTCAAAAGTGCTTTCAGGACTCT TGCCAGGAAGCACCATCCAGACAGGGCTGGCAAGGACAACGACGATCACTTCATCCTAGCTCGCAAAGCATATGAAACGCTTTCTGATCCGGTGAAGCGATACGCATATGATAG ATTTGGTCCTAAGATCTTACAATGGAAAGCCGCATCGGTCAGGGAGTACATCCTTTTTGGTCTCCAGAACTCAATAGGTTTCTACATCGTCTCTGGTGGCATTATGTTAATATTGGCTC TCCTTGGGAAAGGTCGTTCAGGATCATAT TGGATCCACACCCTATTTGCatttctcttcattctcgAATTGTCCCTAATCCTTTCTCCATCAATACATGCGCCCCCCATTCTCGCCCGTTTATtcatcccctccttcttgcttcAAAAACCACAATTCATTCAAATATCGCTTCTCCATCGACTCTTCGCTTCTCTATCCGTCAGCCTACCCCAACTGCTGAGTGTTTGGAACacagatgaggatgaagcaTCCAaagcaaggaaggaagatgaaggctGGAGAGTCGTTGTAGGATTGTTGAAAAATCtcaatgaagaag CCGTGAATGAATTTCATGCCGAAGTCATGCCGCTCTTGTCCACAGGTGATCAAAATGCTACGATGGCCTTGATTAAGAACGCAATGGAAAATG TGATGGTGGATCGGGCACTTGTATCCCATCCTCGCATACATGAAACATATCGAGCTGCTCGTTTGAGAGCTAGTCACAGCACTCCATCCAAAATACCGTTGAGCTTTCCAGCAAAACGTGCTCCTTCATCGATATCATCACAAAATCCTTCTAGAGAGCTTTCGACAGCGGGCGGATGTACACCGTCCTCGTCCGTTAAGGATGTTTTTGCTGAGCAGTTACTTATGGCGGTGGACACTCCTTTGCCGCCTAGTCCACCGCCAACACCTCGATCAGGTCCTTGGCGTCTGGAATAG
- a CDS encoding UTP-glucose-1-phosphate uridylyltransferase, putative — MATLEPKQDPQASARQRGHSAMDFKSATTGVAAKTMRNELNRMVANEQDPAKKKMFEAEMQSFFILFNRFLTERAKGEKLDWDKINPPKPEQVRPYEVLPNVDPSILNKLAVLKLNGGLGTTMGCVGPKSIIEVRDNMTFLDLSVRQIEHLNEKYNVNVPFILMNSFNTDEDTARIIQKYQNHNINILTFNQSRYPRVDKESLLPCPRESSSDKSNWYPPGHGDIFDALTNSGLLDKLIAAGKEYIFISNVDNLGAVVDLNIFQTMIDAQAEYVMEVTDKTKADVKGGTIIDYDGKPRLLEVAQVPKDHLDEFCSTRKFKIFNTNNIWCNLRAIKRIMDEDALNLEIIVNNKVTDDGLAVIQLETAIGAAIKHFDSAIGINVPRSRFLPVKSCSDLLLIKSKLYNLEHGVLTMDRSREFGGTPVVKLGGEFKKVANFEKRFKSIPNITELDHLTVSGDVWFGKSVRLAGTCIIVATEGNKIMIPDGTNLENKLITGNLSIIDH; from the exons ATGGCTACTCTCGAACCCAAGCAGGACCCCCAGGCCTCCGCCAGGCAGAGGGGGCACTCAGCAATG GACTTTAAATCTGCCACCACTGGTGTCGCTGCCAAGACCATGCGAAACGAGCTCAACAGAATGGTCGCAAACGAGCAAGACCCTGCTAAGAAGAAA ATGTTTGAAGCTGAGATGCagtccttcttcatcctcttcaatcgTTTCCTCACTGAGCGCGCTAAGGGCGAAAAGCT CGACTGGGACAAGATCAACCCTCCCAAGCCTGAGCAGGTCCGCCCTTACGAAGTCCTTCCCAATGTTGACCCTTCAatcctcaacaagcttGCTGTTCTCAAGCTCAACGGTGGTCTCGGCACTACTATGGGCTGTGTCGGCCCCAAGTCAATTATTGAAGTCAGGGATAACATGACTTTCCTCGACCTTTCTGTTCGACAAATTGAG CACTTGAACGAAAAGTACAATGTGAATGTgcccttcatcctcatgaACTCTTTCAACACCGATGAGGACACAGCTAGGATCATCCAAAAGTACCAGAACCACAACATCAATATCCTCACTTTCAACCAATCTCGATACCCCCGTGTTGACAAGGAATCTTTGCTCCCTTGTCCTCGAGAATCTTCAAGTGATAAGAGCAACTGGTACCCTCCCGGACACGGTGACATCTTTGATGCTTTGAC CAACTCAGGCCTTCTTGACAAGCTCATCGCTGCAGGCAAGGAgtacatcttcatctccaacgTCGACAATCTTGGTGCTGTCGTCGAtctcaacatcttccagACCATGATTGACGCTCAGGCCGAGTATGTCATGGAAGTCACTGACAAGACCAAGGCCGACGTCAAAGGTGGTACCATCATTGACTACGATGGCAAGCCTAGGTTGCTCGAGGTTGCTCAAGTTCCCAAGGATCACCTTGATGAATTCTGCAGCACTCGAAAATTCAAGATTT TCAACACCAACAACATTTGGTGTAACTTGCGAGCCATCAAGAGGATCATGGACGAGGATGCGCTCAACCTGGAAATCattgtcaacaacaaggtTACCGACGATGGTCTAGCCGTTATCCAACTCGAAACTGCCATCGGTGCTGCTATCAAG CACTTCGACTCTGCCATCGGCATCAACGTTCCTCGATCACGATTTTTGCCTGTAAAGTCTTGCTC tgatcttcttctcatcaagTCCAAGCTCTACAATCTTGAGCACGGTGTTTTGACCATGGACAGGTCCCGAGAATTTGGAGGCACCCCTGTTGTCAAGCTTGGTGGCGAGTTCAAGAAGGTTGCCAACTTTGAGAAGCGATTCAAGTCTATCCCCAACATCACCGAGCTCGACCATCTTACTGTTTCTGGCGATGTCTGGTTCGGTAAGAGCGTGAGGCTTGCTGGTACTTGTATCATTGTCGCCACTGAGGGCAACAAGATCATGATCCCCGACGGTACCAACCTCGAGAACAAGTTGATTACTGGTAACCTTTCAATCATTGACCATTAA
- a CDS encoding expressed protein: MKGYPSFCTKQTNIIITLHQAPSSLIMRLSQVNKILLGSCIVVVPLSFYGGLAIKEYYLSKELEKVDDSRPPPHERAMRARIVQLEQERQELLKEGQNLDIKIRDIRKRMTEV; the protein is encoded by the exons ATGAAGGGTTATCCTTCATTCTGCACTaaacaaacaaacatcatcatcactttgCACCAAGCACCAAGTAGCCTGATAATGCGACTATCACAAGTCAATAAAATTCTCTTGGGCTCCTGCATAGTGGTTGTGCCTC TCTCCTTCTACGGCGGTCTTGCAATTAAGGAATATTATCTCTCAAAGGAGCTTGAAAAAGTAGACGACAGCCGACCACCTCCGCACGAACGAGCCATGCGCGCGAGGATCGTACA ATTGGAGCAAGAACGCCAAGAGCTTCTGAAAGAAGGTCAAAATCTGGATATAAAAATTCGCGACATTCGGAAACGTATGACGGAGGTGTGA
- a CDS encoding endoplasmic reticulum protein, putative, giving the protein MPAIDPHYLWALGHFTVLFSTAYIIFQTVLFRGTPVKTYRLAYSGALLSYFIVVYKSLGRPQLSQPWLRRALVDENCQYALLALFWWISKPVNLTVLPFATFSLFHCLTFLRTNVIPKLVPPPPKPAAGAAPGATASGASAPQPARPPALLDNVSRRIQVWVKTNYDTAMRFVAYAEIFITLRLFAGVLTFRTSFITALFMIHFVRFRYHASPFTRSAVQDITARIDAFVAGKGAGVQNAWATVKRFVVSWGGMPLLPNEGRNGAQGPAAQAQQAARG; this is encoded by the exons ATGCCAGCCATAGACCCCCATTACCTCTGGGCCCTCGGCCACTTCACagtcctcttctccacag CCTATATTATTTTCCAGACAGTCCTCTTCCGTGGAACTCCTGTCAAGACGTACAGACTCGCATACTCGGGTGCACTCCTCTCCTATTTCATCGTAGTCTATAAATCTTTAGGCCGTCCCCAACTGTCCCAACCATGGCTCAGGAGGGCTTTGGTCGACGAGAACTGCCAGTACGCGCTCCTGGCTCTCTTCTGGTGGATTTCCAAGCCCGTGAACT TGACTGTACTTCCCTTTGcgaccttttccttgttcCACTGCTTGACATTCTTGCGAACCAACGTTATTCCAAAGCTCGTCCC TCCTCCCCCAAAACCCGCCGCGGGCGCCGCCCCTGGAGCCACCGCATCCGGCGCTTCTGCGCCTCAGCCTGCTCGACCCCCAGCGCTTCTCGACAACGTTTCTCGCAGGATCCAGGTTTGGGTTAAGACCAACTATGATACTGCCATGCGCTTTGTCGCTTATGCCGAAATCTTTATCACCCTTCGCTTATTTGCCGGTGTTTTGAC TTTCCGCACTTCTTTCATCACTGCGCTGTTCATGATCCACTTTGTCCGATTTCGATATCACGCTTCTCCCTTTACCCGTTCTGCCGTGCAAGACATTACCGCTCGCATCGACGCATTTGTTGCCGGTAAGGGTGCCGGTGTCCAGAACGCTTGGGCAACAGTCAAGCGGTTCGTAGTTAGCTGGGGCGGCATGCCGCTTTTGCCAAATGAAGGACGCAACGGTGCCCAGGGTCCCGCGGCTCAGGCTCAACAGGCTGCAAGGGGTTAA
- a CDS encoding 40S ribosomal protein S12, putative: protein MSDAGSETASNHPEVEAQEVEVAAPSGPMSVEDALEQVIKTALVHDGLARGLRECAKALDKKEAHLCVLVETVTEAEYLKLIEALCTEHGIQLIKVSDAKVLGQWAGLAKIDREGKPRKVVGCSCVVITNYGEDSAALQVLLEYFKTR, encoded by the exons ATGTCTGACGCTGGATCTGAAACCGCTTCCAACCACCCCGAAGTCGAGGCCCAAGAGGTCGAGGTCGCCGCCCCTTCCGGCCCCATGTCTGTCGAGGACGCTCTCGAGCAGGTCATCAAGACCGCTCTCGTCCACGACGGTCTTGCCAGGGGTTTGAGGGAGTGCGCCAAGGCTCttgacaagaaggaggctCACCTCTGTGTCCTCGTCGAGACTGTCACCGAGG CCGAGTacctcaagctcatcgAGGCTCTCTGCACTGAGCACGGTATCCAGCTCATCAAGGTCTCTGACGCCAAGGTCCTTGGTCAGTGGGCCGGTCTCGCCAAGATTGACCGTGAGGGCAAGCCCCGAAAGGTCGTTGGCTGCTCTTGCGTTGTCATCACCAACTACGGTGAGGACTCTGCCGCTCTCCAGGTCCTCCTTGAGT ACTTCAAGACCCGCTAA
- a CDS encoding expressed protein: MPHPHTSIAPYPQPGDSSPHKTQSQDSLALQTPSSSGSTSTNSLQLLDNDLDDPDDELDLDLDDMDLDEEESDARVDEPLVRGRGGRRRGRRYKEEATERGLLELIPSLILSHPLPLLPLLALLPYNFLPAGVVFFVPVICILALLSVCAHIVIVYLAWYLKVPSFEDVFANVTGKYGKYGLWGGRVATLIAVLGMLVSWLGTLHPLVQPVIETYFPANAVFSSRVFWTLLLSLTLLPSLLPSRMTRSLHRSPFVLVLLLPIVAFLIIGRTVEIRKASEIAQPGGDHAGDGGADVASLATDVLVHLGKRRFGLAGGSSAGAGLTTLTIFFSPHVNTLPIHSTLARTKRSSFFMPCLISGAVILILSLPLALVPYYLLPMDATAADTGKGVISNNTIPSGVFAHLPADDGWVNLARLLMVTLTLGSTNMWILRGRDVILKAMDVDGGNHYKVGRWIGFGWWVVAVGAACLGGWLADKIELVGVLGVIAVGWFLPSLFFIITFHVRSPLSIIFPSRQPPPNPDALASLSTSHNLNRRGHSREDSLNDPSTDVLLARKERQLQKRRLGRRLWQDLIVYVGIMPMGCVTLAWTAGRLVGLW; the protein is encoded by the exons ATGCCACACCCACATACATCCATCGCACCATACCCACAGCCAGGAGACAGCTCTCCACACAAAACACAATCGCAAGACTCCCTCGCTCTCCAAACCCCTAGCAGCTCGGGAAGCACTTCCACGAACTCGCTCCAGCTCCTTGACAATGATCTAGACGACCCCGACGACGAACTCGACCTGGACTTGGACGATATGGATctcgatgaagaggagtcGGATGCGCGGGTAGACGAGCCGCTGGtaagagggagagggggcAGACGACGGGGCAGGAGGtacaaggaggaggcgacGGAGCGAGGGCTGCTCGAG CTCATACCGTCGCTTATTCTATCTCATCCTCTACCACTCCTGCCATTGCTGGCACTACTACCATACAACTTCTTACCCGCCGGCGTGGTATTCTTTGTCCCCGTCATCTGTATCCTCGCACTGCTGTCTGTCTGCGCCCATATTGTCATTGTGTATCTTGCATG GTATCTCAAGGTACCCTCGTTCGAAGATGTTTTCGCAAATGTCACTGGCAAATACGGAAAGTATGGACTTTGGGGGGGTAGAGTCGCGACCCTCATCGCAGTCCTCGGGATGCTCGTAAGCTGGCTTGGAA CTCTACATCCATTGGTGCAGCCCGTCATCGAGACTTACTTTCCCGCGAACGCTGTGTTCTCTTCGCGAGTCTTTTGGACACTCTTGTTGTCTTTGACT CTATtgccttcccttctcccttcccgTATGACGCGCTCGCTTCATCGTTCGCCCTTTGTTCTcgttctgctgctgcctaTCGTGGCCTTTTTGATTATAGGCCGCACAGTGGAAATCCGCAAGGCGTCCGAAATTGCTCAGCCTGGTGGTGATCAtgctggagatggtggagcTGATGTTGCTTCACTCGCGACCGACGTACTCGTTCATttggggaagagaaggtttGGTTTAGCAGGCGGAAGCAGTGCTGGAGCTGGTCTAA CCACCTTGACGATATTTTTTTCTCCCCATGTCAACACTCTCCCTATTCATTCCACTCTCGCCCGTACCAAACGTTCAAGTTTTTTCATGCCGTGCCTCATATCAGGCGCCGTCATCTTGATActttctctccctctcgcATTGGTTCCATACTACTTGCTCCCGATGGACGCGACGGCCGCAGATACAGGTAAAGGTGTGATTTCGAATAATACCATTCCTTCAGGTGTATTTGCGCATCTTCCAGCGGACGACGGCTGGGTTAACCTCGCGCGGCTGTTAATGGTTACCCTTACACTCGGGTCGACAAATATGTGGATCCTGCGTGGTCGAgatgtcatcctcaaagcgatggatgtggatggtGGCAACCATTATAAGGTTGGACGCTGGATTGGCTTCGGCTGGTGGGTGGTCGCCGTGGGTGCGGCCTGCCTTGGTGGCTGGTTAGCAGACAAGATCGAGTTGGTTGGCGTCTTAGGGGTGATCGCAGTGGGGTGGTTCTTACCCT CCCTGTTTTTCATCATTACATTCCATGTTCGTTCCCCGCTGTCAATTATTTTCCCCTCACGCCAACCACCGCCAAATCCGGATGCTCTCGCGTCTCTGTCAACTTCACACAATCTCAATCGCCGCGGACATTCCAGAGAAGATAGTCTAAACGATCCCTCGACGGATGTTTTgctggcaaggaaagagagacagTTGCAGAAACGCAGATTAGGACGGAGACTGTGGCAAGATTTGATCGTATATGTTGGGATAATGCCAATGGGGTGCGTCACCTTGGCATGGACAGCGGGAAGATTAGTTGGGCTCTGGTAG
- a CDS encoding expressed protein, translating to MSSRKGKARAESPDERTLLLPEPFRPRSQPVPPAEQSPPRRARVRSVLLTVSIVAASLFLSALLFIALLAASFKPSPSELSDLPQTAFKYTSPSSISVVNVTDDGILVNISLSCGIDVDRALGIQNFYQESERQKAAERGDRGMGAVWWESLRRKSANWLIGSLQRKQMSLDISKGVYIFPENDSSPPLGHIDLLGPLSIPLVTGVPPYSPDHPDLSWLEPISFTAFVKPMASSGEIWNFIHQGWLHGGLNVAVGAESIQTGLGDGEERWWGRWVAMKENDVSLQMELPIPQLPGLPRPGHPFDLSALVSLQNYSLSNADDRSLVINAMATIPNFIRHLDFVQNGNFTVPFGLPFALSLPSSEDDVRMATVILQPVTVGQEKMIELRMSGTVIADLDRTTGGNDTSPLSAFLQNYLHGRPSPIIVRGLSHYPNSSFFPVAPRWLLSTLPSLSLDLSFPGPSPPPQIIRSVTIERMTIVEKEGKMKAGGIIVAEVEMPKDMRDVDVDVRAVRPDVLIYDGPAPEDDVYHKGDGEKDEYPPKAFGHIHPAKWLPSTTTRSSDPFTPHRFIVRAPLSDVDLDILPGRDSILSGFVTKIIFKGGALAGVEGVSDVQVQVKGVKGEVEVGDLPVRGEFWVGKKKAL from the exons ATGTCCAGCCGCAAGGGTAAGGCAAGAGCTGAGTCCCCGGATGAGCGCACACTCCTCCTGCCTGAGCCTTTCCGTCCGCGTTCTCAACCTGTACCTCCTGCCGAACAATCTCCTCCCCGCCGGGCTCGTGTGCGCTCAGTCCTTCTCACCGTCTCAATCGTCGCtgcttctctctttctatcAGCCCTTCTCTTTATAGCGCTACTCGCGGCCTCATTCAAGCCTTCACCTTCAGAACTGTCCGATCTTCCCCAGACCGCCTTCAAATACacatcgccatcatccatctccgtTGTCAATGTCACCGACGACGGTATCCTGGTCAACATATCACTATCATGTGGTATTGACGTTGATCGCGCACTGGGTATTCAGAACTTTTACCAAGAATCAGAACGGCAAAAGGCAGCTGAAAGAGGCGATCGTGGCATGGGTGCAGTTTGGTGGGAATCgctgagaaggaagagtgcGAACTGGCTGATTGGGTCGCTGCAACGGAAGCAGATGTCGTTGGATATCTCCAAAGGGGTCTATATCTTTCCCGAAAACGactcttctccaccgcTGGGTCATATCGACTTGCTGGGACCACTGTCTATCCCGTTGGTGACCGGCGTTCCCCCCTACAGCCCGGATCATCCCGACTTATCCTGGCTCGAACCCATATCCTTCACAGCGTTCGTCAAACCAATGGCATCAAGTGGTGAAATATGGAACTTTATTCACCAGGGGTGGCTGCACGGTGGTTTGAACGTGGCCGTGGGGGCTGAAAGCATCCAAACGGGTTTaggagatggggaagaaaggTGGTGGGGGCGATGGGTGGCCATGAAGGAAAATGATGTCAGTCTGCAGATGGAACTACCTA TTCCGCAGTTACCTGGTCTGCCTCGTCCTGGACATCCCTTTGACCTGTCTGCCCTTGTGTCCCTCCAAAACTACTCTTTGTCAAACGCGGATGATCGAAGTCTGGTTATCAACGCCATGGCTACAATACCCAACTTTATTCGCCACCTCGACTTCGTGCAAAATGGCAACTTTACCGTCCCGTTCGGTTTACCATTTGCGTTATCGTTACCATCGTCTGAAGACGATGTCAGAATGGCTACAGTCATTTTACAACCCGTGACTGTTGGACAGGAAAAGATGATTGAGCTCAGGATGTCTGGAACTGTCATTGCCGATCTCGATAGGACTACTGGTGGTAACGATACTTCGCCCTTGTCGGCATTTCTCCAAAACTACCTGCACGGTCGTCCTTCACCCATTATCGTCCGGGGCCTTTCCCATTACCCCaactcttcattcttcccGGTAGCACCTCGATGGCTCCTCTCgactctcccttctctctcacTCGACCTATCGTTTCCCGGTCCTTCTCCGCCCCCTCAAATAATCCGCTCGGTAACCATCGAAAGAATGACCAttgtggagaaggaaggaaaaatgAAAGCTGGCGGTATCATTGTGGCTGAAGTTGAGATGCCCAAGGATATGCGGGACGTGGATGTGGACGTGCGGGCCGTTAGACCGGACGTGTTGATTTACGACGGTCCTGCACCTGAGGACGATGTCTACCACAAAGGGGAcggagaaaaagatgagTATCCGCCAAAAGCGTTTGGGCATATTCACCCGGCGAAATGGTTGCCTTCAACTACCACCCGCTCCTCTGACCCCTTCACACCACATCGATTCATAGTGCGCGCACCATTGTCCGACGTTGATCTTGACATATTGCCAGGGAGGGATAGCATTCTGTCGGGATTCGTGACCAAGATAATCTTCAAGGGTGGAGCATTAGCTGGTGTTGAAGGGGTGTCTGATGTGCAGGTTCAGGTGAAGGGTGTTAAGGGAGAGGTCGAAGTTGGGGATTTGCCGGTGAGAGGAGAATTCTGGgtaggaaagaagaaagcttTATGA
- a CDS encoding ER to Golgi transport-related protein, putative gives MPSKKGKSKSNAKANAAANSNSTQRAPNLPNGAPTVPDEAAPQAPPADETIEPKPLQEGEEQTQEQNHEHKDEEPSGPSRGEEQEEQDDVPVDERIRILEDDLETMRQEKEALGNQYRSLLGKLTAMRTTLGDKLKEDAEELDRRETQINNLVTENSELHETVNTLKSELSSLSQESSHLSAQLAQLRSQSDSSSSDVLSLTREMRELRGEMERLRLEREEWEVEAGRERERRETLEDDLRVFERREQDMCSALEKLAEERDKEKERGDNLQEVLSEFQAAKDSEIQRATVELETQLRTAAESLSEFKLRAANAETRLSEVSSDASKSSALEKELKDKNQIIGKLRHDTVVSNEHLKEALRRLRKNQSDNNVDRRLVTNILLSFLMTSRGDPKRFEMLSLLATILSWDDAEREKAGLQRQAAAGGGSKGKASASKGKETEKSAEEEAAMNESFSNLFVEFLLKEASQGQPSQTGTSDHQPHRTLSSLSLDSPPIFSPPRGPAAGSMTFSPPASSPRQRPREMSSSSSVSEWPMMMGGRKGSYALKDVMEGQGQTYNP, from the exons ATGCCTagcaaaaagggaaagtCCAAGTCCAACGCAAAGGCGAACGCTGCTGCAAATTCCAACTCCACGCAGCGCGCTCCCAACCTTCCGAATGGTGCTCCCACTGTCCCGGACGAGGCAGCTCCTCAGGCGCCGCCCGCCGACGAGACGATCGAGCCCAAACCACtgcaggaaggagaagaacagaCGCAAGAGCAAAATCATGAACATAAGGATGAGGAGCCCTCTGGACCATCTCGGggggaagagcaggaagagcaggaCGATGTGCCGGTGGATGAGCGGATAAGAATTCTTGAGGACGATCTGGAAACGATGAGgcaagaaaaggaggcATTGGGAAATCAGTACAGAAGTCTACTTGGGAAATTAACGGCGATGAGGACGACGCTTGGAGATAAGCTTAAAGAGGATGCC GAGGAGCTTGATCGACGAGAGACGCAGATCAACAATCTCGTTACTGAGAATAGCGAGCTTCACGAAACTGTCAACACACTCAAATCCGAGCTGtcatccctctcccagGAATCTTCACACCTTTCTGCTCAGCTGGCTCAACTTCGCTCTCAGAgcgactcttcttcatcagacGTGCTCTCTCTCACACGTGAAATGAGAGAATTGCGAGGTGAAATGGAGAGATTGAGAttggagagggaagaatgggaagtAGAAGCtgggagggaaagagagcgTAGGGAGACATTAGAGGACGACTTGAGGGTATTCGAGAGAAGGGAACAAGATATGTGCAGTGCTTTGGAAAAACTCGCCGAAGAAAGggataaggagaaggagaggggaGATAATTTGCAAGAGGTGCTCAGCGAGTTTCAAGCGG CGAAAGATTCAGAAATACAACGGGCAACTGTTGAACTTGAAACGCAGCTCCGCACAGCAGCAGAATCCCTTTCAGAATTCAAGCTCCGTGCTGCCAATGCCGAAACTCGATTGTCCGAGGTTTCTTCTGATGCTAGCAAGTCCTCCGCTCTCGAAAAGGAACTGAAGGACAAGAATCAGATTATTGGAAAACTACGACATGATA CTGTGGTGAGCAATGAGCATCTGAAAGAGGCGTTGAGAAGGTTACGGAAGAACCAATCTGATAACAATGTTGACCG GCGCTTGGTGACAAATATCCTCCTCTCATTCCTTATGACATCTCGGGGTGACCCTAAGCGTTTCGAAATGCTATCTTTACTGGCCACCATCCTTTCATGGGACGATGCCGAGCGTGAAAAAGCTGGGTTGCAACGTCAAGCTGCcgctggaggaggaagtaaAGGAAAGGCGAGCGCGAGCAAGGGCAAAGAAACTGAAAAAAgtgccgaagaagaggctgcaATGAACGAA TCTTTCAGCAACTTGTTTGTCGAGTTCCTTCTCAAAGAAGCTTCTCAAGGCCAACCGTCTCAGACTGGTACATCAGATCACCAGCCCCACCGAACACTAtcatccctttccctcGATTCGCCTCCTATATTCTCACCTCCTCGTGGTCCTGCAGCCGGTTCCATGACATTTTCACCCCCCGCCTCTTCGCCTAGACAAAGACCTCGAGAAATGTCAAGCAGTTCATCCGTATCGGAATGGCCCATGATGATGGGCGGGAGAAAGGGGAGTTATGCATTAAAAGATGTGatggaagggcaagggcaaaCATATAATCCTTAG
- a CDS encoding inorganic phosphate transporter pho88, putative, whose amino-acid sequence MNNPAVSNLILSLGAMQVARKIPMEDPQVVNYLRIGYVSAQLISLAIYYFITLKIRKKNDLTVLKYVNPASPMNPDAKPELVQTTVKDYDLAETGKAIRSLLISVAIMTFLHGYMKYTQPLFIQSIMGLKGALESNPAKLHLWNKKAEGDLARPFKSSGGMFESLTGKASGPQTDAASIKEAEKAGKAE is encoded by the exons atgaACAACCCAGCCGTCTCaaacctcatcctctctctcgGCGCCATGCAGG TCGCTCGAAAGATCCCCATGGAAGACCCACAGGTCGTAAACTACCTTCGTATCGGTTACGTTTCTGCTCAGCTCATATCGCTTGCCATATACTACTTCATTACTCTCAAG AttaggaagaagaacgacTTGACGGTCTTGAAATATGTCAATCCGGCTTCCCCTATG AACCCTGATGCCAAGCCTGAACTTGTGCAAACTACTGTCAAAGACTACGACCTTGCTGAAACTGGCAAGGCTATCAGGAGCTTACTCATC AGCGTCGCCATTATGACCTTCCTT CACGGCTACATGAAGTACACTCAACCCCTCTTCATTCAATCCATCATGGGTCTCAAGGGCGCCCTCGAGTCCAACCCTGCCAAACTTCACCTTTGGAACAAGAAGGCCGAGGGTGACCTCGCCCGACCTTTCAAGTCCTCTGGCGGCATGTTTGAGAGCCTTACAGGTAAAGCTTCCGGCCCCCAGACGGATGCTGCCTCTATCAAAGAGGCCGAGAAGGCTGGCAAGGCCGAGTAA